A part of Synchiropus splendidus isolate RoL2022-P1 chromosome 19, RoL_Sspl_1.0, whole genome shotgun sequence genomic DNA contains:
- the tubb4bl gene encoding tubulin beta-4B chain, whose translation MREIVHLQAGQCGNQIGAKFWEVISDEHGIDPTGTYHGDSDLQLDRISVYYNEATGGKYVPRAILVDLEPGTMDSVRSGPFGQIFRPDNFVFGQSGAGNNWAKGHYTEGAELVDSVLDVVRKEAESCDCLQGFQLTHSLGGGTGSGMGTLLISKIREEYPDRIMNTFSVVPSPKVSDTVVEPYNATLSVHQLVENTDETYCIDNEALYDICFRTLKLTTPTYGDLNHLVSATMSGVTTCLRFPGQLNADLRKLAVNMVPFPRLHFFMPGFAPLTSRGSQQYRSLSVPELTQQMFDAKNMMAACDPRHGRYLTVAAVFRGRMSMKEVDEQMLNVQNKNSSYFVEWIPNNVKTAVCDIPPRGLKMAATFIGNSTAIQELFKRISEQFTAMFRRKAFLHWYTGEGMDEMEFTEAESNMNDLVSEYQQYQDATAEEGEFEEEGEEEVA comes from the exons ATGCGCGAAATTGTGCATTTGCAAGCCGGTCAGTGCGGAAACCAGATCGGAGCTAAG TTCTGGGAGGTGATCAGCGATGAGCACGGAATTGATCCGACCGGTACCTACCACGGGGACAGCGACCTGCAGCTGGACCGGATCAGCGTCTATTACAATGAGGCCACAG GTGGGAAGTATGTGCCCCGTGCCATCCTTGTGGACCTGGAGCCCGGAACAATGGATTCAGTCAGGTCCGGACCCTTTGGGCAGATTTTCAGACCAGACAACTTTGTCTTCG GCCAAAGCGGCGCTGGAAACAACTGGGCCAAGGGCCACTACACGGAAGGCGCCGAGCTGGTGGACTCAGTTTTGGATGTGGTGAGGAAAGAGGCGGAGAGTTGCGACTGCCTCCAGGGTTTCCAGCTGACCCACTCCCTGGGCGGCGGCACCGGCTCCGGCATGGGCACGCTTCTCATCAGCAAGATCCGGGAGGAGTACCCGGACCGCATCATGAACACCTTCAGCGTCGTGCCCTCGCCCAAGGTGTCAGACACTGTGGTGGAGCCCTACAACGCTACGCTGTCTGTTCACCAGTTGGTGGAGAACACCGATGAGACCTACTGCATTGACAATGAAGCTCTCTATGACATCTGCTTCCGCACACTCAAACTCACCACGCCCACTTACGGAGACCTCAACCATCTGGTGTCGGCCACCATGAGCGGTGTCACCACCTGCCTCCGTTTCCCCGGCCAGCTCAACGCCGATCTCCGTAAACTGGCGGTCAACATGGTGCCCTTCCCTCGGCTGCACTTCTTCATGCCGGGCTTTGCTCCGCTCACCAGCCGCGGGAGCCAGCAGTACCGCTCTCTGTCGGTGCCCGAGCTCACCCAGCAGATGTTCGACGCCAAGAACATGATGGCCGCCTGCGACCCGCGCCACGGCCGCTACCTGACCGTGGCGGCGGTGTTCCGTGGCCGTATGTCCATGAAGGAGGTGGATGAGCAGATGTTGAATGTTCAGAACAAGAACAGCAGCTACTTCGTCGAGTGGATCCCCAACAATGTGAAAACCGCCGTCTGCGACATCCCACCCCGCGGGCTCAAGATGGCCGCCACTTTCATCGGCAACAGCACCGCCATCCAGGAGCTGTTCAAGCGCATCTCCGAGCAGTTCACCGCCATGTTCCGCCGCAAGGCCTTCCTCCACTGGTACACCGGCGAGGGCATGGATGAGATGGAGTTCACAGAGGCCGAGAGCAACATGAACGACCTGGTGTCCGAGTACCAGCAGTACCAAGACGCCACCGCCGAGGAGGGCGAGTTCGAGGAGGAAGGCGAGGAGGAAGTCGCCTAG